In one Granulicella cerasi genomic region, the following are encoded:
- a CDS encoding NADH-quinone oxidoreductase subunit J → MQLALFTIFGLLAVVAAINMLAQKHPINSALSLVVVMMSLAVLYFSLGAEFLAAAQVVVYSGAVMVLFVFVIMLLNAGEEEQTEGSRVAAIAGFPGAAAVLCLLTFLFLREKKNLGYVHAGAALSGVISNITEISHQLFTSLLLPFEVTSILVLVAILGAVVLARKEL, encoded by the coding sequence ATGCAACTTGCACTGTTCACAATCTTCGGACTGCTGGCGGTCGTCGCAGCCATCAACATGCTGGCGCAGAAGCACCCGATCAACTCGGCGCTCTCGCTCGTGGTGGTGATGATGTCGCTCGCCGTCCTGTACTTCTCGCTGGGCGCAGAGTTCCTCGCCGCAGCGCAGGTCGTCGTCTACTCCGGCGCCGTCATGGTGCTGTTCGTCTTCGTCATCATGCTGCTGAATGCGGGTGAGGAAGAACAGACGGAAGGCTCTCGAGTTGCCGCCATCGCCGGGTTCCCGGGCGCAGCCGCGGTGCTCTGCCTGCTGACCTTCCTCTTCCTACGCGAGAAGAAGAACCTCGGCTACGTTCATGCAGGTGCAGCGCTCTCGGGCGTCATCTCGAACATCACCGAGATTTCGCATCAGCTCTTTACGTCACTGCTGCTGCCGTTCGAAGTCACCTCGATCCTGGTGCTCGTCGCCATCCTCGGAGCCGTTGTGCTCGCGCGAAAGGAGCTTTAG
- the nuoH gene encoding NADH-quinone oxidoreductase subunit NuoH: MHLSPLITFLLLSLLKIVVVLVITLTAVAYTVLLERKLLGRMQNRWGPSRVGPFGLLQPLADGIKLFLKEDMMPLAVERPLFVLAPLIALGCALMSIAMVPFGAPTPITVNGVTIDIGQIADVNIGLLIILGITSVGVYGIALSGWSSNNKYSLFGSLRASAQLISYELALGLSLVGVVLRAGSLRLRDIVDSQSAHGALSWNILGGFQIIAFFIYMMSAYAETNRAPFDLPEAESELVAGYHTEYSSMKFAMFFMAEYANMITVACVASVMFLGGSGSPFGHVFDHVLNNAVFNFLLPCLWFVAKVIFFIMLYIWVRATVPRFRYDQLMSFGWKFLLPIAMLNILATALAMALHSKV, encoded by the coding sequence ATGCATCTTTCGCCACTCATTACGTTTCTCCTGCTCTCACTACTGAAGATTGTGGTGGTGCTGGTGATCACGCTCACGGCAGTCGCCTACACGGTGCTGCTGGAGCGCAAGCTGCTCGGCCGCATGCAGAACCGCTGGGGACCGTCGCGCGTCGGCCCATTCGGCCTGCTGCAGCCGCTCGCTGACGGCATCAAGCTCTTCCTGAAGGAAGACATGATGCCGCTTGCCGTCGAGCGTCCGCTCTTTGTGCTGGCTCCGCTCATCGCTCTCGGCTGCGCGCTCATGTCGATCGCCATGGTGCCCTTCGGCGCACCGACCCCGATCACCGTCAACGGCGTGACCATCGACATCGGCCAGATTGCCGACGTCAACATTGGCCTGCTGATCATCCTCGGCATCACTTCGGTTGGTGTCTATGGCATCGCGCTCTCCGGATGGAGCTCGAACAACAAGTACTCGCTTTTCGGCTCGCTCCGCGCGTCGGCACAGCTCATCAGCTATGAACTCGCTCTGGGGCTTTCACTGGTCGGCGTGGTGCTCCGCGCTGGTTCGCTGCGCCTTCGCGACATCGTCGACTCGCAGTCGGCACACGGCGCGCTGAGCTGGAACATCCTCGGCGGCTTCCAGATCATTGCGTTCTTCATCTACATGATGAGCGCCTACGCCGAAACGAATCGCGCTCCGTTCGATCTTCCCGAAGCGGAGTCGGAACTCGTCGCCGGTTACCACACCGAGTATTCGTCGATGAAGTTCGCCATGTTCTTCATGGCAGAGTACGCGAACATGATCACCGTGGCTTGCGTGGCTTCGGTCATGTTCCTCGGTGGTTCGGGTTCGCCCTTCGGCCATGTTTTCGATCATGTCCTGAATAACGCGGTTTTCAACTTCCTTCTCCCCTGCCTCTGGTTTGTGGCGAAGGTCATCTTCTTCATCATGCTGTACATCTGGGTGCGCGCTACGGTTCCGCGCTTCCGTTACGACCAGCTCATGAGCTTCGGCTGGAAGTTCCTGCTCCCCATCGCGATGCTCAACATCCTGGCCACCGCTCTGGCAATGGCCCTCCACAGCAAAGTTTAG
- the nuoK gene encoding NADH-quinone oxidoreductase subunit NuoK: MVPVSYYLILAAILFTIGMASFLVKRNVISVFMSIELMLNAVNLTFVAFSHMWHQVSGQIFVFFVMVVAAAEAAVGLAIIIALFRARQTLSIDQVDLMKN; encoded by the coding sequence ATGGTTCCTGTTTCCTACTACCTAATCCTCGCGGCCATCCTCTTCACCATCGGCATGGCGTCGTTCCTCGTCAAGCGCAACGTCATCTCCGTCTTCATGTCGATTGAGCTGATGTTGAACGCCGTGAATCTCACGTTTGTCGCCTTCAGCCACATGTGGCACCAGGTGAGCGGACAAATCTTCGTTTTCTTCGTGATGGTCGTCGCTGCGGCAGAAGCTGCCGTGGGTCTCGCCATCATCATCGCGCTCTTCCGTGCGCGCCAAACGCTCTCGATCGATCAGGTCGACCTGATGAAGAACTAG